In a genomic window of Mucilaginibacter sp. KACC 22063:
- the secG gene encoding preprotein translocase subunit SecG gives MYFILLILAIIVCILLGFIVLIQNPKGGGLSSNFSSSSQLMGVQKTGDILEKGTWVLAIALMVLSLAINVVVKSGTVKGGGGASSEYQNQIDKASKPSAPVGAAPAPTMQLTPKATDSTKK, from the coding sequence ATGTATTTTATTCTATTGATCTTAGCCATCATTGTATGTATCCTGTTAGGATTCATCGTATTGATCCAAAACCCTAAAGGCGGTGGCTTATCTTCAAACTTTTCATCGTCGTCACAATTGATGGGCGTACAAAAAACCGGTGACATCCTTGAAAAAGGTACCTGGGTATTAGCAATTGCTTTAATGGTATTATCACTGGCTATCAACGTTGTTGTAAAAAGCGGAACTGTTAAAGGCGGTGGCGGCGCTTCAAGCGAATACCAAAACCAAATTGATAAAGCTTCTAAACCAAGCGCACCTGTAGGCGCAGCACCTGCACCAACTATGCAGCTTACGCCAAAAGCTACAGACAGCACCAAGAAATAA